AAATCAACACCACGAAGCccattcgataatttttcattgtaatAATTAACTTTCTTAACACacatttttattcacaaaaatcagattaaaaaaaaaactgaaaactcagTTAGTCTTGGTGAATGCACCACTGTTGGTATCTCGTGTGACGACTGCAGCAactgatttctgaaaattaaaaattttagatcaaCTCTGAGTACCCAGTAACCTACCCTGAgaccaattttcttcaaaatcccATTCCTAATAGTCTTGTTCAGACAAAGATAAATGATCGCAGGTGCACCATGACCGAATAGCCAAAAGCTATGCCCGACGATGATGAGCCAAAACGGCACGTCTATGAAGTTCATGATTACGTAGACAATCGAAGCGACCTGATTGATTGCACAAATCATTGCAGATTGGATGAATATTTGTGTGCTCATTTTGTTGGATTTAGAGCTTCCGCTATTTGAAGCTTGTTCGAGCTTTTTTCCAAGCACAAGACAAAATGAGACGTAAAGGAGACAAGTTATACCGACCACAAGGAAATTGTTGACTCCGTGTGGAATGTTGGcgtactgaaaaaaaaaacgtttgttcaagtgtgtagtttgtagtttgtagtctgtagtctgtagtttgttgtatgtagtttgtagcctaccACGCCACAcgtattttgattttgacaaAGTATGGATGCTATATGATCATGCTTCGTAACACACGCCTGTTGGGATAAGGTAGTACACAGTTTCATAGTTTGTAGTGCGtagtgtgtagtttgtagtttctaGGTTATAGTATGTAGTCtgaagtttgtagtttgtagtttgtagtttgtagtttgtagtttgtaatttGTAGTTTCATCGCAATCAAAAACTTACCTCATCAGTTCTGTTGACAAAAATCAATGGGTCAAAAAACCAAGTGTGATATTTCGATGAAAACGCGATTGGCGGAGTGAAAACCACAAAATACAGTCCATAGAGAATCGTGAAGCTCATCACCAAATAGGTACGGTTTCCCTCGAAGATCAGCGTGCTCAGCGTCGACTTTGACAAATCCAAAAGTCTATTCATCACCAAAATCATTGCAATAATGCACGAGCAACACCAAAGTCCCAAGCCCGCCATGCCGGTGACGTAGATCAAATTCGGATAGGTGCAGAATACGGCACCCTGGTATGCTAGAAATCCGGTAGTGATGGAGTTGACCCAAAGTGCGAGCATATCAACTGATGCCAAGAATATCATGATTTTGAAGCATGACATTTTGATGTTCTCTTTCTCAAAGAGTACCGAGAGAATCGGGATGTAGAGCATCTGGAAAACCGAGTACATAGTGGGAAAATCGGGGTGTAATTAAACCTCCTTACATTAAACGTGAGCCCATAAATCATGTCGGCGATCCCGTACAGCGGCCGACGTACTCCGTCCCGCTGAGACCATTCCTCGGGGGTATGagcgctgaaaatttggttttttttttaaatagggaaatttttggtaaaagcTTCCCTACACCCGTATTTAGGCGCCAAAACGCCTGCCGCGCCCGCGCCTTGCGGTGACCTCCGCCGGCCTCGTCGCGAGCCGCGCACCCTGTATAGTGCGggcgcggaacccgaaaagtgtcggccgcggcgAAAGAACCACTTTTTGCTAGTGATGTGATGTAAACACCAAGCCTCTGACTTCTTGTCATAATGCAGTAGGCCGGAATCAGGCGGGCAGGTTGGAGGCAGGCGGCAGGCAGGCACTAGCCCTACTCTgcctttaaaatcaaaaacatcaTACCTGCAATTGTAGAGCGGAATTCGCGAAACAGAGCCAtacttgaaaatattgttcatTTGTACTGAAGAAACTACCTGGGTGTACCCAACAACTCATCTATTTTtaccaaaactacagtaatcctcccCCATTTAGCACCCCACGTAACATCAAAACATCACGTCTATTCTGGATAGGATTACGTCTCATCGAGTACTCACTTctattgtttcattttcaaaaagaaaagaggattaatatttttaaatggatTTATTTAAtcaaactattgaaaaaaaaatgaagaagtaaTGAGAAGTTCATTGAACAAAAACTGATAGGCCAACATTACGCAATAATGATATATCAGACAAGACgccaaaacgcctgcctgcctcgCGCCTTGTGTATAGTGCGGCGAggaacccaaaaagtgtcggtTGCTGCGAAAGATCCATCTTACACACTATGTGGTGCAAACACCAGGTGGGCAGGTTTAAGGCAAGCGTCAGGCCTTGAAACCGCTCCCATGGAAGCCCTACTAGGTACTTTAGTGCTATATCTGGTTTACAGCACCCGACACTttacgggttccgcgccgcactacaCGGTGCTCAAATCTGGTTAtaaatttcattcaaacaGTCGGTGAAACGGGGACACTCGTCTTAACCCCGAGTCTCCTCAAAACTCCATTCCGAATTGTCCGATTCAGACCCAGATATATGAAAACTGGAGCACCATGCCCGGTCTGCCAAAGCATGTGCCCGAGCATGATAAGCCAAAGTGGGACTTCGATGAAGTT
This is a stretch of genomic DNA from Caenorhabditis elegans chromosome V. It encodes these proteins:
- the srt-29 gene encoding Serpentine Receptor, class T (Partially confirmed by transcript evidence) — its product is MNNIFKYGSVSRIPLYNCSAHTPEEWSQRDGVRRPLYGIADMIYGLTFNMLYIPILSVLFEKENIKMSCFKIMIFLASVDMLALWVNSITTGFLAYQGAVFCTYPNLIYVTGMAGLGLWCCSCIIAMILVMNRLLDLSKSTLSTLIFEGNRTYLVMSFTILYGLYFVVFTPPIAFSSKYHTWFFDPLIFVNRTDEYANIPHGVNNFLVVGITCLLYVSFCLVLGKKLEQASNSGSSKSNKMSTQIFIQSAMICAINQVASIVYVIMNFIDVPFWLIIVGHSFWLFGHGAPAIIYLCLNKTIRNGILKKIGLRKSVAAVVTRDTNSGAFTKTN